The following nucleotide sequence is from Triticum dicoccoides isolate Atlit2015 ecotype Zavitan chromosome 7B, WEW_v2.0, whole genome shotgun sequence.
GATCTGGGCACCGGAAGAAGATGTGCATGCGGTCTTCCCCATCGTTTCTGGTATTTGAGGTAAGGCATAAGAAAAAAAAAATCTAGTCCTATATCCCTGTACACTGCTTTGTTTTCTTGGCAAGCAGCAGTAGACCGGGGGAGATAGGTGCATGAAGTACTTTGAAATCCTGTTCTAAAAAAAGCACTTTAAAATCCTGTTGGTAGAGTCATGTTCGTGGAGTAAAGAAACACCGCGCGTCTGTTTTGAAATGCTTGAGCACCCACTACCACTAGCCTCAAAACCAACTCCTTCCGGTCCAACAGTTGTACTGTACTACTACTAAACACTCCGTACAGAGCCAGTTGGTGGCCAAATGGACAACTTGCGAAAAGAAGAAATCAGGAAGTGTGATAAAAAAGAAAACAAGTAGAGCCGTGTGCCGGTAGCGTCTGTCAGAGTTGCACCGTAGCGCCGAAGATGGCTCGAGACCCTCGGGAGCGCAGATGAACCGTTCCGGATCCCAGCGCACATCCGGATCAGTGCTTAAGCGTTAAGCTGGATCAAAGTACTGGCAAAGAAGTGCGCTCAAATGATTTTTTCACGCTATGCGTGATGGTTCAACAATGCAAAGCTTAAACTAACCAGACAAAGCATCACCAATAATGCCCTTATTAACGTCCATCCATTCCATCAGACATCTAAATCGAACCTGCACGCTCTGATGCGCCATTTCGACATCCCAAACCATTTTAAAACACAAAGACTCGAAAGCTCGGGAACCATTCCAGATGCTGCTGGCTCCCGTGCTAGATACAAAAACGCACGGACAAGCCAAGGAACCACCCCGCGCACCTACTCGCGCCAGCGCTGACACGCACGCCTGCACGTCCTTTGCGGAGCACCCGCACGACCAGGCCATCAGCCCCAGCCCAGCCATTCGCCCCTCCCCTACCCTCCCTCGCTTTAAGCAGGCGCCTGGCAGCTCATGCCGCGCCGCCCTGTACGCGCCCGCCCTCGGGCACGGGGCGCTCTGCTGCGCGACTCACAAAAGCGCCCGAGGCTCCAGCCTAGCTCGTTGGCGCGAGCGACAGGGGGACACGGAGGCGCTGGAAAGCGCACGTCCCAGACCGCCTGCCGGGTCCTGATCAGGGCGAGCAGGCGTGCGCAGCGCACACTGTTGGCCGGTCGTTCGTCGACGACGACCCGTGAAAGCTGAAAGAAAGAAAGGATGCGCGCGCGCGGACCAGCGGGAGTTTGGTCGATTGGGGCAGGCGTGGCAGCACGCGAGCCGGTGCGCCAGTGGGTGGCTGGGCCGGCGGGGTCGCGGGTCGCGCGACCGGTggtccggcgacggcgacgggagcatgcatgcacgcacgcacgcacgtgtACAGAGAGAGGAGGGCGAGGTGCCATGCCGATGCCGCACCCATGGCCGCGCGCGCCGCGCGCTGCTATATCCGTTGTGCGTTCGCGTGGCCCGGGCGCGCGGTCCTGGCGCGAGGGGACACCGTACGCGCGCCGGGCGGCGCTTTCTTTATCGCCCACGCCCAACAGGCGACCGTCCCTCGAAGCGCTCTCTACTCTGACTGACTCCCAGGTGCCAGCGCGCGCGCCGCAGCGTGCCGTAGACGGCGGTGCGACCGCGGGGAAGtaacgtgcatgtgtgtgtgtgttgaggtgCTGCGGGACGCGGCGTGCCCGGGGTGGTGGAGATGCGTGATGCTACGAGCGCCACGATGATCTGTGCACGGCACGCATGGGACTTTGGGTCAGCTGTACGACTGCGCCATCGGTTCCAGCCAGGACCGATCGACCTGGCATTGTTTTTTGCACAAGcacgtttttcttttcttttgcgggCATTTGCACGAACACTTTGCAAGTTGGTAGAGTAGTATTTTGCTACTCTATCTGACTGCTGGGTTTCTGGATGATCTGTGCATGGTACGCACAAGATCAGTACCCATGTACCCTGGGCTGGGTTCCAatgctgttttttttttcttttcgttcGCTATGCCACAAACCCCTCGCTAGTTTTTCTTTTGCTAGAGAATTTTTCAATCTATTTATCAAGCATGGCAGTACAAAAAACACAAGAGGAGGTCTATGGACCACccagcgatgactacaagcactggagcgagccaaaggcgcgccgccgtcatcgccccttcaCTATCGAAGCCGGCcaaaccttattgtagtagacagtcgcgaagtcgtcgtgctaaggccccaaaggACCATCATACTAGAGCagcaaccatcgccgatgaagagAGTTGAAGATCGGGAAGATCAAACCTGGAACCACACAAACGAAGACGAACAAAACTGGATCCAAATagatccaccgaagaccagcaccaaccgaatcccatgagatccgacggagacacacctccacacatccTCCGACAACGCTATTCGCACCATCGGGACGGGGATAGGGCGTGGGAGACATTATTGCTAACGAGGGACATCGTCGCCGCCACACAACCCCAACCAAGGCATTCAACCTAGCAAAAACGAGAACGGGGTCCCTCCCGCCGACGGGGAGCCGAGATCCGCCGCGCCTCCACAGGCCAAAGGTCATTGGAGGCGGGGCGGATTCGCGGCGGTGCCgacgggaggaggaaggagacttTTCTTGGGAAGGAGGAAAGCAGTCAGGGGTTTAATCCCCCTTGCTAGTTTTTTGGGAAAAAGCTTCCCTCCGGCCGGCGGAAAACTCCAACGCGTCATCCGCCTCCGCTGAACAACACATGTCCCCATGGTCCATCCGCATCTCTCTTCCTAACCTTATCTCTGCTACAACCTCTTCCCTCCACTCATTTCTTTCCTTTATTAATTTGCAACCGCTGGCATCAGTCGTCTTCTATAAAGCACGAATGGTGTTTGCTAGCAATGATGGACTTCCCAAGTCCAGCCATCGGCCATGATAACGGCAGTGAGCGACGTGCCTGGAGACTTGAAGTTGCGAGCGGCACCACCACGCGCACCACAACCGCGACTGGCGAGGAGTCTGAAACACAGGCGGCTGCCATCTGACACCAACGGCCATGGCGCCACCACCTCAAGCTCCTCCTGCCGCTGAAACCTTCTCCGTCATGTCAAGgtctttatttgcaaaaaaaaaaaagttcTGCAACATGATCCTAATTGCAAAAAAAATCTCGAACACAACCCATGTTGCAAAACGATTCTACCGATCTCTACATATTCCGCAACAAGACCTTTCTTGCAAAAAAAAAATCTGCAACAAGATCgctgttgcaaaaaataaaaaagcaCATTGCCAAAATTTCTGCAACAAGACCATTGTTGCGAAAATTCCCGCAACAAGACCTTTGTTGGAAAAATTCCTCCAACAAGACTtttgttgcaaaaaataaaaacgTATAGGCTCGGCTGATTGCAACAAGCTTGCTGTTGCAGAGGGTCTTCTGCAACACTAATCTTATTGTAAAGAAGTGGCTACTTACGCGGGTATATCAAACGACCATTAATGTGTGGATCGAATGGTTAGCGAGGCGGCGAATATTTTCTTATTATCCGCCGGCCGATGCGTAGCGTcgccctagttttttttacggTTAAACAGATTTATGCAATTCAAAACAATCGCAcagttcttttttttcctttttattattGAGCTGAAAACATTGTACAGCTCTTGACCGCAGCCGACTGCCGCGCTCAACCGAGCCAATCATCCGGCAAATGCCCATGCCACCAATCACACGCGCGCGCCCCACTCCCTGCTCACCCCACCATCCGATCCGCCACGCACCGTACGGCGCCCAACGCGGCCAGCTCCCCGGCACCACCCGCGAAGCTCCCCGCTCTGCTGCCAGAACGGCCAATAAATAGGACGACGCACACGCCCGCATCGCCACCACCACGCGCACGCGCACACGCACACGGCCACCATTAATCTTCCAGCCAGCATCCTCCGAGCTAGACGGGATCGTCATGGCCGCGGCGGGCAAGGCCAAGGAGGCGGACGCGGCGCGGTGCAGGAGGCACCCGAGCCACCGGCACGCGGCGGGCGTGTGCCCCTTCTGCCTCAGCGACCGCCTCTCGCGCCTCTCCGCCGCCGCAGGAGCCGCCGACGCCGCCTCCGAACCGTCGTCGGCGTCCTCGTCCGGGGCGGCGAGCGTCGCGTCGGCCCAGACGGCGCCGCCCTGCCGCGAGGCGCGCCGGGCGAGGCTGGGCATGCTGATGCGGCAGGAGGACCCGGAGGCGGCCGCGGGCACTCGTCACGGCAAGCAGGATGCGGCGGGGGCAGACtacgaggagaagaagaagccggCGAAGAGGGGCAACTTCTGGACTCGGCTGCATCAGGCGAGCTGGTACAGGAGGGACGGCTGCTCGATGGCGTCCGTGAAGAagagcgccgccgcgccgccgcacaaGCGGGCGGCGTCGCTGTTCTGAAGCGCCGGCGAGCAGGAGGCCGCGCGGTCAATCAGTTGAGCGACATTGGTTCggttggttggttggttggttTCTGGGTCGTGCCTGCGCTGATCCAAAGCGGAGCCTACGTGGATGGATGGATCACCTGCTCGTCTAATCCGGCGTCTTTCTCGCTGTTTCGTTCGGGTTTGTGGCCTGTTGGGTTTGGTGCGCGGTTGTTGGAAGAGTACTAGTCTTGGTGGATGGAATGAAGGACAGCctaatggcttgtccatttttgtaCAGTACAGATCATCGATCTCCAATGAAAGAGCTTGCGTTCGACTCGATCGCGTTGTTCGTTTGTTTGTTTCCCCGTCACGATCGAACTGGTGGATGTTTCTTGTCGTGATGGTGAGATTCACTAGCTCCGTAGGTCGCAGCTACAGGCTACAGCTGAGTCTGTCAATGTTGTACTAGTTTTGTTGGAATAAGCGTGTTGGTTTTGCTTCAGAGGCAggcaaataagaagcaaaaacgACGAACACCTTttcgcaaaaaaacaaaaaaagag
It contains:
- the LOC119342054 gene encoding uncharacterized protein LOC119342054 yields the protein MAAAGKAKEADAARCRRHPSHRHAAGVCPFCLSDRLSRLSAAAGAADAASEPSSASSSGAASVASAQTAPPCREARRARLGMLMRQEDPEAAAGTRHGKQDAAGADYEEKKKPAKRGNFWTRLHQASWYRRDGCSMASVKKSAAAPPHKRAASLF